The following coding sequences lie in one Synechococcus sp. CC9902 genomic window:
- a CDS encoding rhodanese-related sulfurtransferase, with protein sequence MSRLQVAAFYAFTPLNEQQRASLLSDLPDMAMTNSVLGSILVAHEGVNGTISGPEAGVEALLQSLRTSLALGCEHFERLEVKRSWADQAVFRRFKARAKKEIVTMGVTSVNPRQNVGTYVDPKDWNDLVDDPDTLVIDTRNSYETAIGSFEGSLDPSTESFRDFPAWAEASLRPLMNDQSPKRIAMFCTGGIRCEKASSYLQSNGFGEVLHLRGGILNYLGEIPEQESRWQGECFVFDQRVALNHQLEPGVHSLCHACGLPLSPSDRADPSYIKGVQCIHCIDRFSESDRARFLMRQQQFDQTPT encoded by the coding sequence ATGAGTCGGCTGCAGGTAGCTGCCTTTTATGCCTTCACGCCGCTGAATGAACAGCAGCGTGCGTCGCTTCTCAGCGACCTGCCAGACATGGCAATGACAAACAGTGTGTTGGGTTCAATTCTGGTGGCCCATGAAGGGGTGAACGGCACGATTAGCGGCCCTGAAGCGGGGGTTGAAGCGTTGTTGCAGAGCCTGCGTACGTCGCTTGCCTTGGGTTGCGAGCATTTTGAAAGGCTGGAGGTGAAACGCAGCTGGGCTGATCAAGCCGTGTTCCGTCGTTTTAAGGCCAGAGCGAAAAAAGAGATCGTCACGATGGGGGTGACGAGCGTGAATCCAAGGCAAAACGTTGGCACCTACGTGGATCCCAAAGATTGGAACGACCTCGTTGATGATCCCGACACCCTGGTGATCGACACCCGCAACAGCTACGAAACCGCCATCGGCAGCTTTGAGGGCTCCCTCGACCCCAGCACCGAGAGCTTTCGAGACTTCCCAGCATGGGCCGAGGCAAGCTTGCGCCCCCTCATGAACGACCAATCACCCAAACGAATCGCCATGTTTTGCACCGGGGGGATCCGCTGCGAAAAAGCAAGCAGCTACTTACAAAGCAACGGATTTGGTGAGGTTCTCCACCTCCGCGGCGGCATCCTCAACTATCTCGGGGAGATCCCAGAACAGGAAAGCCGATGGCAGGGCGAGTGTTTCGTCTTCGACCAGCGCGTTGCCCTCAACCATCAGCTGGAACCCGGTGTGCACAGCCTGTGCCATGCCTGTGGCCTTCCGCTTTCACCCAGCGATCGCGCCGACCCGAGCTACATCAAAGGTGTGCAGTGCATCCATTGCATAGATCGCTTCAGCGAATCAGACCGGGCCCGCTTCTTGATGCGGCAACAGCAATTCGATCAGACGCCGACTTAA
- a CDS encoding DUF952 domain-containing protein, producing MLPILYSFRRCPFAMRARWAVLEAGLVVHWREIELKRKPVEMLECSAKGTVPVMVLPDGTVIDESEAVMRWALAQADPRGLLLRDDAPALISENDEVFKHHLDRFKYTDRYPGESRDEHRDAGLRILVGWSQRLEQHPWLLGPAISLADAALWPFVRQWRLADPDGFEANGELGPLRVWLNRFLEDPSFERLMQRADPWCAGGLQPLFPADATAVPLDEPLFHLALKDDWEQAQDTSKYQWSTRGMRLDQVGFIHCSWQEQVAKTFERFYADAGDVLLLEIDPKRLTAPLRADAVPTGELFPHLYGPLPIEAVRSITPYGSDG from the coding sequence ATGCTGCCAATCCTTTACAGCTTCCGCCGTTGCCCTTTTGCGATGCGGGCCCGCTGGGCCGTGCTCGAAGCAGGCCTGGTGGTGCATTGGCGAGAAATCGAACTGAAGCGAAAACCAGTGGAGATGCTGGAGTGCTCTGCCAAGGGAACGGTGCCGGTCATGGTGCTGCCCGATGGCACAGTGATCGACGAAAGCGAAGCGGTGATGCGCTGGGCCCTGGCCCAAGCCGATCCCCGCGGGTTGCTCCTCAGGGATGATGCTCCAGCTTTGATCTCCGAGAACGATGAGGTGTTTAAACACCATCTGGATCGGTTCAAGTACACCGACCGCTACCCCGGTGAAAGCCGAGATGAGCATCGTGATGCCGGGCTCCGCATTCTTGTCGGCTGGAGCCAACGACTTGAGCAACACCCTTGGCTACTCGGACCGGCCATCTCCCTAGCGGATGCTGCCCTGTGGCCGTTTGTGCGTCAGTGGCGTCTTGCCGACCCGGACGGATTTGAGGCCAATGGGGAGCTGGGACCGCTGCGCGTATGGCTGAATCGATTTCTGGAGGATCCAAGCTTCGAACGCTTAATGCAACGCGCCGACCCCTGGTGTGCGGGGGGCCTACAGCCCTTATTTCCAGCCGATGCCACCGCCGTACCCCTCGATGAACCCCTGTTTCACCTCGCCCTAAAGGACGACTGGGAGCAAGCTCAAGACACCAGCAAATATCAATGGTCTACAAGAGGCATGCGCTTGGACCAGGTGGGATTCATCCACTGCTCATGGCAAGAGCAGGTGGCGAAAACATTTGAACGCTTTTACGCCGATGCAGGGGATGTGTTGCTGTTGGAGATCGACCCAAAACGCTTGACCGCACCACTTCGGGCCGATGCCGTCCCGACCGGCGAACTCTTCCCACATCTGTATGGTCCCCTGCCAATCGAAGCCGTGCGTTCGATCACTCCCTACGGCAGCGATGGCTAA
- the lipA gene encoding lipoyl synthase gives MSQYSSIAPSERLPEWLRRPIGNASQLERVQGLVKENRLHTICEEGRCPNRGECYAAGTATFLLGGSICTRSCAFCQVEKGRAPMAVDPAEAERVADAVESMGLRYVVLTAVARDDLSDHGANLFTSTMAAIRARNPFILIEVLTPDFWGGVADADRAVVAQRERLSTVLAAEPVCFNHNLETVERLQGEVRRGATYQRSLALLAASRELAPSTPTKSGLMLGLGETREEVIAAMHDLRAVDCQRLTLGQYLRPSLAHLPVQRYWTPEEFDELGEVAQSLGFAQVRSGPLVRSSYHAAD, from the coding sequence ATGAGCCAATACTCCTCGATTGCGCCGTCGGAACGGCTGCCGGAGTGGTTGCGTCGGCCGATTGGTAACGCCTCGCAATTGGAGCGCGTGCAAGGGTTGGTTAAGGAGAATCGCCTGCACACCATCTGTGAGGAAGGGCGCTGTCCGAACCGCGGTGAGTGTTATGCGGCCGGAACGGCAACGTTTCTCTTGGGCGGTTCGATCTGCACGCGCAGCTGCGCCTTCTGTCAGGTGGAGAAGGGCCGTGCGCCCATGGCTGTCGATCCAGCTGAGGCCGAACGGGTGGCCGATGCCGTTGAGTCGATGGGCCTTCGATATGTGGTGCTCACGGCCGTTGCCCGTGATGATCTTTCCGATCACGGCGCCAACCTGTTCACCAGCACGATGGCAGCGATTCGGGCCCGTAATCCGTTCATTTTGATCGAAGTGCTCACCCCTGATTTTTGGGGCGGTGTAGCGGATGCCGATCGTGCCGTGGTAGCCCAACGGGAACGGCTCAGCACGGTCCTTGCGGCTGAGCCGGTCTGCTTCAACCACAACCTCGAAACGGTGGAGCGGTTGCAAGGCGAGGTGCGTCGCGGAGCTACCTACCAACGCTCGTTGGCCTTGCTCGCGGCATCCCGTGAGTTGGCACCGTCCACCCCCACTAAATCAGGCTTGATGTTGGGTTTGGGTGAAACGCGAGAGGAAGTGATTGCTGCGATGCACGATCTCCGTGCGGTGGATTGTCAGCGCCTCACCCTGGGCCAATATTTACGGCCTTCTTTGGCTCACTTGCCCGTGCAGCGCTATTGGACTCCCGAGGAATTCGATGAGTTGGGGGAGGTTGCTCAATCGCTGGGTTTTGCCCAGGTGCGCAGCGGTCCCTTGGTGCGGAGTAGCTATCACGCTGCGGATTGA
- the recR gene encoding recombination mediator RecR, producing MARLIDQFQRLPGIGPRTAQRLALHLLNQPEDQVQQFADALLAARSQVGQCQSCFHLSADPLCEICSKPERNNGLICVVADSRDLLALERTREFKGQYHVLGGLISPMDGIGPELLHIKPLIERIAKDGISEVILALTPSVEGDTTSLYLARLMKPFCPVSRIAYGLPMGSELEYADEVTLSRALEGRRPMD from the coding sequence TTGGCGCGGCTGATTGATCAGTTTCAGCGTTTGCCTGGTATTGGCCCGCGCACGGCGCAACGCCTTGCCCTGCATTTGCTCAACCAGCCCGAAGATCAGGTTCAGCAATTTGCAGACGCTTTGTTGGCGGCCCGCTCTCAAGTTGGCCAGTGCCAGAGCTGTTTTCACCTCTCTGCCGATCCCCTCTGTGAGATTTGCAGCAAACCGGAACGTAACAACGGTTTGATTTGTGTTGTGGCTGATTCGCGGGATTTATTGGCCTTGGAACGCACGCGGGAGTTCAAGGGGCAATATCACGTGCTCGGTGGTTTGATTTCTCCGATGGATGGCATCGGCCCGGAGTTGTTGCATATCAAGCCCTTGATCGAGCGCATCGCTAAGGATGGGATCAGTGAAGTGATCTTGGCGCTGACGCCCAGCGTTGAAGGAGACACCACAAGTTTGTATCTGGCACGGTTGATGAAGCCCTTTTGCCCCGTTAGCCGGATCGCCTATGGCTTGCCGATGGGGAGCGAACTCGAATACGCCGATGAGGTCACCCTCAGCAGGGCCCTCGAAGGCCGCCGCCCGATGGATTGA
- the psbP gene encoding photosystem II reaction center PsbP: protein MVELVLVLMRLLRSLTRLIACVALAFTLGACAAGPTAGLQSYQSPDGRFAFLYPTGWTQVQVSNGPRVVFHDLIHSDETVSLMVNTVDENNDLTELGSAVAVGERLRREVIATAGSGRTAELVEAGEREVNGHTFYDLEYAVHLEDRDRHELATVVVDRGRLYTLATSTNEERWPKVQDLCNRVTHSLNLLI from the coding sequence ATGGTTGAACTTGTTCTGGTTCTGATGCGGCTGCTCCGATCGCTCACCCGCTTGATCGCCTGCGTTGCGCTGGCGTTCACGTTGGGGGCTTGCGCTGCAGGACCAACTGCAGGGCTGCAGTCGTACCAAAGCCCCGATGGCCGTTTCGCCTTCCTCTATCCAACGGGTTGGACCCAGGTGCAGGTGAGCAATGGGCCGCGGGTGGTGTTTCACGACCTGATCCACAGCGATGAAACCGTGAGCCTCATGGTGAACACGGTGGATGAAAACAACGACCTCACTGAACTGGGCAGCGCTGTTGCCGTAGGCGAACGGTTACGTCGCGAAGTGATCGCCACCGCTGGAAGCGGCCGAACCGCTGAATTGGTTGAGGCTGGTGAACGCGAGGTGAACGGCCACACCTTCTACGACCTGGAATATGCGGTGCACTTGGAGGATCGCGACCGGCATGAACTCGCCACGGTGGTGGTGGATCGCGGCAGGCTGTACACACTGGCCACCAGCACCAATGAAGAGCGCTGGCCAAAGGTGCAGGATCTTTGCAACCGCGTAACGCACTCCCTCAACCTCCTGATATGA
- a CDS encoding cation:proton antiporter: protein MAMQASVEHVFHHPLGVFALLVAISAAVPPLIRRVGLPDLVGLLAAGILVGPHALGWVDSGSETVRLLSDLGAVYLLFTMGLEIDLEEFNRVKRRSFIYGLLILLIGIGTGVTIGLLAGFASVSCLLLGALMATHTPLGYPIVRSYGAQKDEAVVVSVGSTIFTDIVALLLLAVGLGLGQGNLSGMDLSLLLLRIGGFALLVVVAIRWLGRRLILRGINDENRMVLAVMVALFLASLGAELAGVEKIVGAFLAGLAVNSVLPEGRVKEQVIFLGGVLFIPIFFIDLGLLLDLGSLGESFRDFRFTALMLVGAIGGKGLASWISGKLFGYRRPQILMMWSLTMPKVAATLATAFIGYQAGLLNQTVLNSVLAVMVVTATLGPILTERSVKRLMDAPLGMVPTSFGEEAAVLDGVSEVVQRPLRIVVPVANPGTEQGLLGMAARLVRGSAGGEGLLLPLALVNPSLEELRGGLTRAVAAARGRLVTAEAIGTELSVPTRTLLRLDEDIPGGMSRSALEQGADLLLIGAGRTDQLRAWLMGDIVDGVCRTAHCPVVVVNVGREPQQPLGRILVPIKDLSASAREQFELALRVINSSPNLHRTRITLLHVHDPRSDHQDRTWMEEQLIRWRPAAIPAERFHTVLVRGPGIDGAIHRLSREHDLVILRTQRRRVAGLPIPGSDRTSKLIKQLPCASMVISDPVT, encoded by the coding sequence ATGGCCATGCAGGCATCGGTGGAGCACGTCTTCCACCATCCACTCGGGGTGTTTGCCCTCCTGGTTGCCATCAGTGCAGCCGTTCCACCGTTGATTCGGCGGGTGGGTCTACCCGATTTGGTCGGACTGCTGGCCGCAGGGATTTTGGTGGGACCCCATGCCTTGGGCTGGGTGGATAGCGGCAGTGAAACCGTGCGGTTGTTGTCCGATCTCGGTGCGGTTTATTTGTTGTTCACGATGGGGTTGGAGATCGACCTGGAGGAGTTCAACCGGGTGAAGCGTCGATCGTTCATTTATGGCTTGTTGATTCTGCTGATTGGGATTGGTACCGGCGTCACGATTGGTCTGTTGGCAGGCTTTGCCTCGGTGTCGTGCCTTCTGCTCGGCGCACTGATGGCTACCCATACGCCGCTGGGCTATCCGATTGTGCGCAGCTATGGCGCCCAAAAAGATGAGGCGGTGGTGGTGAGTGTGGGGAGCACGATCTTTACCGACATCGTCGCCCTGTTGTTACTGGCCGTGGGCTTGGGTTTAGGCCAGGGCAACCTCAGCGGGATGGATCTCAGCTTGTTGCTGTTGCGGATTGGTGGTTTTGCCCTGCTGGTGGTTGTTGCGATTCGGTGGTTGGGCCGACGCTTGATTTTGCGGGGAATCAACGACGAAAACAGGATGGTGCTCGCGGTGATGGTGGCGCTGTTCCTCGCCTCCCTTGGCGCTGAGTTGGCCGGCGTTGAAAAAATTGTGGGTGCGTTTTTGGCGGGTTTGGCGGTGAACTCCGTCTTGCCAGAAGGGCGTGTGAAAGAACAGGTGATCTTCCTCGGCGGCGTGCTGTTTATTCCAATCTTTTTCATCGATCTGGGCTTGTTGTTGGACCTCGGCAGCCTTGGTGAGAGCTTCAGGGATTTTCGCTTCACCGCTTTAATGCTCGTGGGTGCGATTGGGGGAAAGGGCCTCGCGTCTTGGATCAGCGGCAAGTTGTTTGGCTATCGGCGGCCCCAAATCTTGATGATGTGGTCGCTCACGATGCCGAAGGTGGCAGCAACGTTGGCGACTGCTTTCATTGGTTATCAGGCTGGTCTGCTGAATCAGACCGTGCTGAATAGCGTTTTGGCCGTCATGGTGGTGACGGCCACCTTGGGGCCGATCCTGACGGAACGCTCGGTGAAGCGGCTCATGGATGCTCCGCTTGGCATGGTTCCCACCAGTTTTGGGGAGGAAGCCGCCGTTCTGGATGGGGTGAGTGAGGTGGTGCAACGGCCGCTGCGAATTGTGGTGCCTGTGGCAAACCCAGGTACCGAACAGGGTTTACTTGGGATGGCGGCCCGCTTGGTGCGTGGTTCTGCGGGGGGGGAAGGCCTGTTGTTGCCGTTGGCTCTGGTGAATCCCAGCCTGGAAGAGTTGCGAGGTGGCCTTACGCGTGCGGTGGCCGCGGCACGGGGCCGACTAGTGACGGCCGAAGCGATTGGCACCGAGCTCTCCGTGCCAACACGAACCCTGCTGCGTCTGGATGAGGACATCCCGGGAGGGATGAGTCGGTCGGCGTTGGAGCAGGGGGCCGATTTGTTGTTGATTGGAGCGGGACGTACTGATCAACTGCGGGCTTGGTTGATGGGGGACATCGTGGATGGTGTGTGTCGCACCGCCCACTGCCCTGTTGTTGTGGTGAATGTGGGACGAGAACCCCAACAACCTTTGGGACGAATTTTGGTGCCTATAAAAGATCTTTCCGCGAGTGCTCGCGAACAGTTTGAGTTAGCCCTACGTGTGATTAATTCTTCCCCGAATTTGCATCGAACGAGGATCACTCTGCTGCACGTCCATGATCCTCGTTCTGATCATCAAGATCGAACCTGGATGGAAGAGCAACTGATTCGTTGGCGACCAGCTGCTATCCCGGCAGAGCGCTTTCACACGGTGTTAGTGCGTGGACCGGGTATTGATGGAGCGATTCATCGCTTAAGTCGAGAGCATGATTTGGTGATTTTGCGTACGCAGCGCCGTCGTGTAGCCGGTCTTCCGATTCCAGGTAGCGATCGCACGAGCAAGCTCATCAAACAGCTGCCCTGTGCATCAATGGTGATTAGTGATCCAGTAACTTAA
- a CDS encoding ABC transporter ATP-binding protein: MKTVAKTTLSEASVQAAPLRRLIRHLEPQRRLVFAAMSCSVLNKLFDLAPPALIGLAVDVVVRGKQSLLAGYGIHSVSHQLWVLAFLTFVIWAAESIFEYQYDVLWRNLAQSTQHSLRLEAYDHLQKLELAFFEQDSSGRLLSVLNDDINQLERFLDRGANQILQLITTVTVVGIGMVVVAPEVALFAFLPIPVILWGSMRFQHQLAPRYREVRARAGDLSARLANNLGGMLTIKSFTAEPLELARLRKESEAYRDSNAKAIRLSAAFIPLIRFAILFAFLAILLIGGFQAVAGQLAVGTYSVLVFITQRLLWPLTALGRTLDEYQRSMASTQRVLDLIDAPVTIHGGSLPLPTTNVRGDLRFEDVQFAYSGREVLLHGFNLTVPAGTTLGIVGSTGSGKSTVVKLLLRLYEHSAGRILLDGFPIESLRMEDLRRSIALVSQDTYLFHGTVAENIAYGMVDPRPDEIERAARLAEAAGFIDGLPQGYDTLVGERGQRLSGGQRQRIALARAILKDAPVLVLDEATAAVDNDTEAAIQRSLERITKNRTTVVIAHRLSTVRHADRIVVMENGRIVEQGCHDELLAMGGVYQNLWQVQAGERLFAS, translated from the coding sequence TTGAAAACCGTGGCGAAAACAACTCTCAGCGAAGCTTCCGTTCAAGCCGCTCCGTTGAGACGTTTAATTCGTCATCTGGAGCCCCAGCGCCGCTTGGTTTTTGCGGCGATGAGTTGCTCCGTTCTCAACAAGCTGTTTGATCTTGCTCCACCAGCCTTGATTGGTTTGGCGGTGGATGTGGTGGTGCGTGGCAAGCAGTCTCTGCTTGCTGGCTATGGCATTCATTCGGTGTCGCATCAGCTGTGGGTGCTTGCTTTTCTCACCTTCGTGATTTGGGCTGCCGAATCAATTTTTGAATATCAGTACGACGTTCTTTGGCGCAACCTGGCCCAGAGCACTCAACACAGCCTTCGCCTCGAGGCCTACGACCATCTGCAAAAGCTTGAACTGGCATTTTTTGAGCAAGACAGCAGTGGTCGTTTGCTTTCTGTTCTCAACGACGACATCAACCAACTCGAGCGTTTTCTCGACCGTGGGGCGAATCAGATACTGCAGCTGATCACCACCGTGACGGTGGTTGGAATCGGCATGGTGGTGGTGGCCCCAGAAGTGGCGCTGTTCGCCTTTTTGCCCATCCCAGTGATCCTGTGGGGATCGATGCGGTTTCAGCATCAGCTTGCCCCCCGTTATCGCGAGGTGCGCGCCCGGGCCGGGGATCTTTCAGCCCGCTTGGCGAACAATTTGGGCGGCATGCTCACGATTAAAAGTTTTACGGCCGAGCCGTTGGAGCTTGCACGGTTACGCAAGGAAAGTGAGGCCTATCGCGATAGCAATGCCAAGGCCATTCGCCTGTCTGCGGCATTCATTCCGTTGATTCGCTTTGCGATTCTGTTTGCCTTCCTCGCCATTCTTCTGATCGGTGGCTTTCAGGCTGTGGCTGGTCAGTTAGCTGTCGGCACCTACAGCGTTTTGGTGTTCATCACTCAACGCCTGCTTTGGCCGCTCACGGCCTTAGGTCGCACCCTGGATGAGTACCAACGTTCGATGGCCTCAACCCAGCGAGTGCTGGATCTCATTGATGCTCCCGTCACCATTCATGGTGGCTCTCTTCCGTTGCCCACCACGAATGTGCGGGGGGATCTGCGTTTTGAAGATGTGCAGTTCGCTTACTCCGGGCGTGAGGTGTTGCTCCATGGTTTCAATCTCACGGTTCCAGCCGGCACAACCCTCGGCATCGTTGGCTCCACGGGGTCTGGCAAAAGCACGGTGGTGAAACTGTTGCTACGCCTCTATGAGCATTCCGCCGGTCGCATTCTTTTGGATGGTTTTCCGATTGAGTCGCTGCGGATGGAGGATCTGCGTCGCTCAATCGCCTTGGTGAGTCAAGACACTTACCTCTTTCACGGCACGGTGGCGGAAAATATCGCCTATGGGATGGTTGATCCGCGGCCCGATGAGATTGAGCGGGCGGCACGGTTGGCGGAAGCTGCTGGATTTATTGATGGATTGCCCCAGGGGTACGACACCTTGGTGGGAGAGCGGGGGCAACGCTTGTCGGGTGGTCAGCGTCAGAGGATTGCTTTAGCCCGCGCCATTCTCAAAGATGCTCCGGTGCTGGTGCTCGATGAAGCCACCGCAGCGGTCGATAACGACACCGAAGCCGCGATTCAGCGATCTTTGGAACGCATCACCAAGAACCGCACCACCGTCGTGATTGCCCATCGCTTAAGCACCGTGCGCCATGCCGATCGGATCGTGGTGATGGAGAACGGAAGGATCGTGGAGCAGGGTTGCCACGACGAGTTGCTCGCCATGGGCGGGGTCTATCAAAACCTTTGGCAGGTGCAGGCGGGTGAACGGCTTTTCGCTTCCTGA
- a CDS encoding RNA recognition motif domain-containing protein, which produces MTIYIGNLSFQAEQEHLSDLFAEYGEVKNCSLPLDRETGRKRGFAFVEMVNDADEQKAIDDLQDVEWMGRMIRVSKATPRERSGGPRGGGGGYRD; this is translated from the coding sequence ATGACCATTTACATCGGCAATCTCTCGTTCCAGGCAGAACAAGAGCATCTTTCTGACCTGTTTGCCGAGTACGGCGAAGTTAAAAATTGCAGTCTTCCACTCGACCGCGAAACGGGCCGTAAGAGAGGTTTCGCATTCGTTGAGATGGTGAACGACGCAGACGAGCAAAAGGCCATCGATGACCTTCAAGACGTGGAATGGATGGGCCGGATGATTCGCGTGAGTAAAGCCACCCCGCGGGAACGTTCTGGTGGTCCCCGTGGCGGCGGCGGCGGTTATCGCGATTGA
- a CDS encoding DEAD/DEAH box helicase, translating to MTEQQQQHEDPSCAVDLSASALPEDKKEVDQEEVLTTTIESSTAEPSTTEASTTEVTAEVTADEAKSEPQSGFDGFGFSEALLKTLADKGYSDPSPIQKAAFPELMLGRDLVGQAQTGTGKTAAFALPLLERLESGQKTPQVLVLAPTRELAMQVADSFKAYAAGHPHLKVLAVYGGTDFRSQISTLRRGVDVVVGTPGRVMDHMRQGTLDTSGLTSLVLDEADEMLRMGFIDDVEWILEQLPKERQVVLFSATMPPEIRRLSKRYLNDPAEVTIKTKDQDGKLIRQRAITVPMSHKLEALQRVLDACGGEGVIIFARTKVITLTVAETLEAAGHQVAVLNGDVPQNQRERTVERLRSGSVDVLVATDVAARGLDVERIGLVINYDMPFDSEAYVHRIGRTGRAGRTGEAVLFMTPRERRFIRNLERATGQPIEMMEVPGNTAINQGRLDRLRKRLSEAANGVAGNSEEGALIQELMQRVATELQLTPEQIALAALNLAIGPNGLLRKGDDDWIQNTQRMDRDRGDRGDRGERRERRIDRPARAPEEDMQRYRVAVGHRDRVKPGNLVGAIAGETGLQGRSIGRIQIFDNHSLVDLPKGMPEDIFNSLRTLRVMNRELQITQDS from the coding sequence ATGACTGAACAGCAGCAGCAGCACGAGGATCCCTCGTGCGCAGTTGATCTTTCCGCATCTGCATTGCCAGAAGACAAAAAAGAAGTCGACCAAGAAGAAGTTTTAACCACCACAATCGAGTCATCCACCGCCGAGCCATCCACAACTGAGGCGTCCACAACCGAGGTCACGGCAGAGGTCACGGCCGATGAGGCCAAATCAGAGCCTCAATCCGGATTTGACGGTTTTGGCTTCAGTGAAGCTCTCCTCAAAACCCTCGCAGACAAGGGCTACAGCGACCCCTCACCGATCCAAAAGGCAGCGTTTCCGGAACTGATGTTGGGCCGCGACCTTGTCGGTCAGGCTCAAACCGGTACCGGTAAGACAGCGGCCTTTGCATTGCCTCTGCTGGAACGTCTGGAGAGTGGCCAGAAGACCCCCCAAGTGTTGGTGCTGGCTCCCACAAGGGAATTGGCGATGCAGGTGGCTGATTCCTTCAAGGCCTATGCCGCTGGTCATCCCCACTTAAAAGTTCTGGCTGTCTACGGCGGCACGGATTTCCGCTCCCAAATCAGCACGTTGCGACGGGGCGTTGATGTGGTGGTGGGAACGCCAGGCCGTGTGATGGATCACATGCGCCAGGGCACCCTCGACACATCTGGGCTCACGAGCTTGGTGCTCGATGAAGCCGATGAGATGTTGCGTATGGGCTTCATCGACGACGTGGAGTGGATCCTTGAGCAGCTGCCTAAGGAACGACAGGTGGTTTTGTTCTCGGCAACGATGCCTCCCGAGATTCGTCGCTTGTCAAAGCGTTATCTCAACGATCCAGCTGAAGTCACCATCAAAACCAAAGATCAAGACGGAAAGCTGATTCGGCAACGGGCGATCACCGTGCCGATGAGCCACAAGCTTGAGGCCTTGCAACGGGTGTTGGATGCTTGTGGGGGAGAGGGTGTGATCATTTTTGCTCGCACCAAAGTGATCACGCTGACGGTGGCTGAAACCCTGGAGGCTGCAGGGCATCAGGTGGCTGTTTTAAACGGCGATGTTCCCCAAAACCAACGGGAACGCACCGTGGAACGCTTGCGCAGCGGTTCTGTTGACGTTTTGGTCGCCACGGACGTGGCAGCCCGAGGTTTGGATGTGGAGCGGATTGGTCTTGTGATCAATTACGACATGCCCTTCGATAGCGAGGCTTATGTGCACCGCATCGGTCGGACAGGTCGGGCAGGCCGCACCGGTGAAGCGGTGTTGTTCATGACGCCGCGGGAACGTCGGTTTATTCGAAATCTCGAGAGAGCGACTGGTCAACCGATCGAGATGATGGAAGTGCCTGGTAATACGGCAATCAACCAGGGTCGTTTGGATCGATTGCGGAAACGACTCAGTGAGGCGGCCAATGGTGTTGCAGGTAATTCCGAGGAAGGGGCACTCATCCAAGAACTGATGCAGCGGGTGGCGACGGAGCTGCAACTCACGCCAGAACAAATTGCTTTGGCGGCTCTCAACCTGGCCATTGGTCCGAATGGCCTGTTGCGTAAAGGTGATGACGACTGGATTCAGAACACCCAGCGGATGGACCGTGACCGTGGTGATCGCGGCGATCGTGGGGAACGCCGTGAACGTCGGATCGACCGACCGGCACGGGCTCCTGAAGAAGACATGCAGCGCTACCGCGTTGCTGTTGGTCACCGTGATCGGGTGAAACCCGGCAATCTTGTGGGTGCAATTGCCGGTGAAACCGGTTTACAAGGCCGCTCAATTGGTCGAATTCAAATCTTTGACAATCACAGCCTTGTGGATCTCCCAAAGGGCATGCCAGAGGACATTTTCAATAGTTTGCGCACCCTTCGTGTGATGAATCGTGAGTTGCAAATCACCCAAGATTCTTGA
- a CDS encoding phosphomannose isomerase type II C-terminal cupin domain produces MRVDRPWGWYEHLLSGEGYKVKRLLVFKGQQLSLQRHQHRSESWTVASGDGLLLCNNEWVEAHPGVMLTIPVGAVHRARGGQCDLVIIEVQHGDDLREEDIERLQDDYGRVIA; encoded by the coding sequence ATGCGCGTTGATCGACCTTGGGGTTGGTACGAACACTTGCTGTCGGGCGAGGGTTACAAGGTGAAGCGGCTTTTGGTGTTCAAAGGCCAGCAATTGTCGTTGCAGCGGCATCAGCATCGCAGTGAAAGTTGGACTGTCGCTTCAGGTGATGGGTTGCTCTTGTGCAACAACGAATGGGTTGAAGCACATCCTGGAGTCATGCTGACGATCCCAGTTGGTGCGGTGCATCGAGCGCGAGGAGGGCAATGTGATTTGGTGATTATTGAGGTTCAACATGGCGATGATCTTCGCGAGGAGGACATCGAACGATTGCAGGATGATTACGGCAGGGTGATAGCTTGA